TCAACAAGATTTTCATAAACGGATCATTATCGTCTCGCACATGTTGCCCCTGAAGTTTCATCCAACAATGTATGTGCGTAAATGGTCTTCCCTCTAGCTTGTGATACACCATGGCAGCACATACAGACTACACAATGTGTAGAGAAACATCAATTGAATGAATcaatcaatcaacaagttgagtAAGAAGAAACAAAGCTTATGGTCTCCTCAGAAGCCGCGCGCAATTGGCCACCTTGCCTCCAGCATATCAACCGCACCATAAAACTTGGTGATGGTGGTCTGGATGGTGTATCATCGGTACGATAACGCCTTCACATTTCGATGATGAATGACGTGCATGTTGTAGGGCCAAAATGTGCTTTCTTGCGTGAAATGAATCATGCACGCTCTGCCAGAAGAGCCTCCTTCTACTCCTGCCTACGAAATCCATGAATACGACCAACCATGCAtcacacaacaactcatcctccatcATCGAGTACCCCACCATCCTTTGTACTCTAAAAAAACAACGTGGCGTTCGAAAATAAGTTCAatggcatttgaccgaacacctgtCGGGCGTGGTGTCCGTCATGGACGTCGTGGACAGGGGGCGAAGTGTACCTAGCTACGGACGGGTCCTGGGTGGAGTGCGTCATTGTAAAAGGCAAGCGGGCGCGTCGGTGTTGGTTACGAACGTCCAGCAATGTCTGTGCGGCGGCCGGAGTGGTATGTCGGCGGCGTCCGAGGAGGATGGTACGGATGCAAAGCAAGGGGGAAGGGGCGGATTGAAAAAGAATGGGACCAAGAAGGGGGATTTTTGTGGGGCGGGAGTGTCACAGTCCTAGTGGCTGATGTCCGGAATCCcgcaaagccccccccccccctcctttgcTTCCANNNNNNNNNNNNNNNNNNNNNNNNNNNNNNNNNNNNNNNNNNNNNNNNNNNNNNNNNNNNNNNNNNNNNNNNNNNNNNNNNNNNNNNNNNNNNNNNNNNNNNNNNNNNNNNNNNNNNNNNNNNNNNNNNNNNNNNNNNNNNNNNNNNNNNNNNNNNNNNNNNNNNNNNNNNNNNNNNNNNNNNNNNNNNNNNNNNNNNNNNNNNNNNNNNNNNNNNNNNNNNNNNNNNNNNNNNNNNNNNNNNNNNNNNNNNNNNNNNNNNNNNNNNNNNNNNNNNNNNNNNNNNNNNNNNNNNNNNNNNNNAGGGGAAATGCGTCCGGACCAGTCGGCGGACCGATACAGGCCGGCGTTGGATGACAAAACACGTCCGGACCTCACAGTCCGTATGTATGCGGGCGGTTTGAGGgttggcgttggagatgccctaacatcaTTACATTTTTTTATATAAGTCTGTAAGTTTACCAACTTCTTTGTATAAAACAAATTAGCATTTAAAGTTGCATGATGCAAAGTGCATGTCTACTTGTCAAAAACATCATGTATGGAACGTTGAGAGTAAAAAAGGCTTCAAGGAATGCACGCGCGCATACCATGACTTGTGAAATTGGATTCAACAGCTGATGGTGCTCTTGTGCAGATTGGTAGTTTTGAATGATGGAAGGCATGGCCATGCCCATGGTGGTGGCGGCGATGGGGCTAGCATATTCGTAGAGGCGACcggtggaggagaagacgatgacacTGACCTGGACATCACAGAGGATGGCCAGCTCACGTGCTTTCTTCAGCAGGCCACGACACCGCTTGGAGAAGGTGGCCTGCCTGCTGCTCATGTTCTCAATCCTCCTAATCACAATCTTGCCCCTCCCCATGATATTTCTTTGATCTCCTTAATTAATTCCCTTGCAACGTATATGTGAGAGGTAATGGTACACACTTTCTTCATAACTGTATAcatttagggcctgtttggttccaataagtcacctgatttataagtcaggtgacttaaaaccagcGACTTATAAGTCACGTTTATTTGTttgtcatctgacttataagtTACCTGACCACACCTTCTCACCTTGTTTTTTTTATGTAAAGGTGATGGGACCCATGCAAAAGggagtgacttataagttttaatttggggtggagcaacttatgacttttaagttggggtgacttataagttgggtctgtttggcaaaataagtcactttttcactttttgacttataagttggtgacttcttTGGAACCAAACAGACCCTAAATTTGGGTAGAGCAATACAATTGAGTCTCACACTTTACCATGTAATTTATGAATGGTACACTTAACTTATTAAAAGTTGTGTGCTCATACCCGCAAAAATATTGTGTGCTCATGTCTTGGGGCCATCAATTGTATCTTGGCTACCATATAACATGTGGGTAGTACACTTTTCTCATAACAGTGTACTTATATCTTGGTACAGCTGTCCAATTGTATATTAACACGATTGATATGGAAGGCGACAAACGGCATGATTTTTTTCTCAACAATCGAGGTTTGACTTTTGATGCCAATATCAAACGTCTGATGCTCTAACGTGTAAGATTGCATAGATCCACCACAAGGAATGGACGTCTTGTGGACTAAGAAGTCATAGATCCACCACAACCAATCGAGGCTACGTCTTTGGTACGAATCGGCCATGTCAGCGCAACCTTTGTTTGCGCATAAATACCTGAATTGCAGTTTCTTTTAAATCAATTTCTCGCTTATGGTGGTTACAATATTGTCTGAAGTTTGTATTTTAGACACCTGGCAAAGGTTTGTTGGTTGTGATTTTTAACGGATAATAATTGTAGCCGTATTTATTGAGGTGGGTGTGGCAGGAACATTGGCATTTGGGTGCTAAAGGTAAACATCCAAGTTAAAAAAAGGTTAGCTAGTAGTACCATGTTGTTTAAGGTTGCCAGATTATGAGCACACATATGTACTAGCTAGCTTTCCACTTGGCTCATCCAAAAAAGGACAGTTTTAAGGTTAGTGAGTAAAGTGGCCACAAAGCACGATGCAAAAAATGTGCAGTCCATGCGAGTGACGGCGTTCCGATCTTGATTTGAGCCAGTAAAGGATTAGATTAGAGTAAAGATGATTTCCTTCCAGATTTGGTGCTCTGAGTTATGGCAGAACTTGATCTTTAGTAGGCAGTCCTTAATGATGCAGCCACTCTGATCTGATCCGGTTTGATTCGTTCTTTTTGCTCTTGCATCAGCGCTCAGTTGTATGTACCTTCAGGTGTTTTGGGATGAGTGGACAAAGCTGGAGTCACTGATTCTCCCTGCTGCTTTCTTGCTTCTCTAGCTAAATTAATTAATCAAAGCATCTTTCTTTTCCCATGTCAAACTACTGGAAAATCGGTCTTTACCAAGTCCatttgtgtttgccgagatctactCCACGGGATCACGGCGAACAACCAGTTTGCAGAGAAGCAGACTCGGCAAACAGAAGAGCTCGGCAGAGACTCCAGTTGGCTGATTAGTTATTAGCACTTGAAAAATACTTCAGGTTCTTCATGGATATAAGTCCAAAATTAAATTATATATGACGAATCATTACCCAACACAATAGCTCACACGATTGCAAATGAAAAGCCTGTCTGTATTAGCTTTATTTTATTGATTACTCGCGCCATATCAAGACGATGCAACTATAAAAAAAAAGTTCAACTCCCGGCTTCTGCATCTTCTATGGAACTGTGAATTCAACTACCAGAAGAGGCTGCCATGTTATATATAATTGGCAAAATTACTGTTCCTTAATACTTTTCATATACATAGTCTGACTTGGTGGATAATATGTTGCACCCTTGGAAGAGCCATTCAATACACAAAGTTGCAACCAATATCAGCACCATTAATCTCAACCCCCACAAAGATTTTGAATACATAGTCAAGTCACTCAGTTACCTTGttctttaatttcaagttttgttcATGGATAAGCTTCATTTCCCCGGAGAGTCGAATATTCTCTTGATGAAAGATGTATCCCTACAATGTCACTTTATTGAATTATCATGTATGAAATGTAACTTTTTTAATATGCATTGATGTAAACTTTACACGATAATGGCAACTAAGTAAAATTGCACATGCGTGTGATAGAAATATTGGCGAACCTTCTCGTTGAGTTGTAGAAAATGGTTGGCAAAACTTTGTTCCTAAACAGGTATCAGGAGACACATAATTATTATCATTCTGATAAAAAAATTGGCGTCGTGATTATGGGAGAGGGTACAATGATTAGCATAAATAAGAACAAACTGAGGGAGCTCAGCTACCTTCTTTTCTCTAATACGGTGTAAGCGCTTCTCCAGCTGATTTTCCATTAAACATAAGTCTTTAGCTCCTAACTTTGATAATCTCTCCCCCATTAGCTTCCTGAAAGTCAAACAATAATGGGATgacttgaatgcattttccagtctTTACTCAAACTTATTTAAATAAGGTAGGTAGCATTGGAACTTGGAAGGAACTGAATTAGGAACTTGTACCTATGATGTTCTTGAAGCATCTGCATTTCCTGCTGTAATTTCCAGACTTCCCCTTGCCAATACTAGAAAAACAAATGCATTTTTTCTATTATCAGAAACTTTAAGTTACTGTAAACTGTTACAAATGAGTGTCTCAACTTTtgtccaaaataaaataaaataagaagtGGTACTAGTATGGGTGTTTGCCAAATAAGCATTATTTTAGGCTTACAGTGTAGTGCTAAAAGTATATGCATACAGTAAGAACCAAACCTCTCTAATTTGACTATCAATATGTACACTTTTACTGAGATTTGTCACATGAGCATAATCATTACATTTTTTCTGGAAACTTCTTTTATAATTATGTAATTTTACCAACTTATTTGTATAAAGTAGAGTcccgcttcggtacaaccccccttGCAATATGTATAAAGGGTAGTATGGACTTTTCACAATTTATATCTACTTTTGTAGAAACGTATACGCAGGGCAgcttacttgggccggcccatctggGATGGCATGCGATTAAAAATAGCGAACAAGGATGGCACGAGCACACGATCACTTAAAACAATACATGCGTCCAGAACCACTGCGACAGGATAACTTTGGTGACCAATATAAAGCTAGACACATTAAGTAATGGATGGGCTGGGAATTTCAAAAAGATTTTAGAAACACTTTGTGAACTGGTCTTTTTTTCcataattta
This portion of the Triticum dicoccoides isolate Atlit2015 ecotype Zavitan chromosome 7A, WEW_v2.0, whole genome shotgun sequence genome encodes:
- the LOC119328412 gene encoding MADS-box transcription factor ANR1-like encodes the protein MGRGKIVIRRIENMSSRQATFSKRCRGLLKKARELAILCDVQVSVIVFSSTGRLYEYASPIAATTMGMAMPSIIQNYQSAQEHHQLLNPISQVMEANGGEIIKLRSKTYV